TAGCATATGCGCTCTTGAAAATTGGTTTTGAACATGAATTAGCATAATGTTCTAGAATTGGACCAAGTTCTTATCCCAATTATGCGGGAAGTTGTGCAAAATAAGTTTCTATTAAGATCATTACAATGGTCCTATATTTGCAACCATGCTAGTAGTTAGTTTATTATACAAAGTAAACAGATAATTTAGAAAATATAGTTGACAGTTGTGCCAACCCAACCCTGTACTATCGAGGGTAGACTTCAGTGATCATGGATCCGTCATTAACTGACCATTGTGTTGAATTGGGCATAGATTGATTAGATTGGTGCTCACCAGTAGTTGCCGTGCTCGACTGTGTTCTATTATTACGATGAGATAGGGCTGCTGGTTGTTGAGGTGGTGGAAGTATAGCAGAGTAACTGTTGAGCATGAGAACTATTGTTGCCATGGTGGGTCTATGAACAGGATTTTCTTGAACACATAACAATCCCATATGAATGCATCTAATCACTTCATTTTTTGAGAAGGAATTTCTTAAAGTTGGATCCAACAATTCCAAGAAAGTTCCTTCCTTCCAAAGCTCCCAAGCCTGCATAGAGTTTTACACACTAATTTCATAATATGTTGCAATGCCTACAAAACACTATTTTTTTCCTTTCTGGTTCCGTAGTCATTCAATCATTAAGAAGATAAACATATGATCTAAATAGATTTTATCAATTATACACATGTGAATAAGTTAATGTCACACTCACATAGCTCAAGAGGTCTCCATCACCGTGTGATTGATTGAAAAAATTGTTTCTCTTGCCACTGAGAATCTCAAGAACCAACACACCAAAGCTGAACACGTCCGACTTAAAAGAAAATTGTCCATGCATGGCGTACTCCGGAGACATGTAACCGCTACAAAATAACATGATTAATATAGTCAAAATTTGTGTTTTCTTTATCAAGAACTCAAAGTGAAGGTTGATGACTAATATTTGAATTTGGAAGCAATGCTAATAATTAGACCTAATTTAAAACTTACTAAGTTCCAATAATACGATTGGTACTTCCACGAGTTTGGTCCATAACAAAAACTTTTGCCATGCCAAAATCCGAAATCTTAGGATTCATATGGTCATCTAATAAAATGTTGCTAGCTTTTAGATCACGATGTATAATTTTAAGTCTAGAATCTTCATGAAGATAAAGAATTCCTCTCGCAATCCCTGTTATAATCTTGTAGCGTGTTGACCAATCTAGCATGTTTTTCTTCTCATCATCTGTAACATGTATTTGAATCCAATCAGAAAGGGCATTTAAGGGTAAATTAACATACATTTGTTCAATTCAACACTTGAAAAGTCATCAAAACTTATCAGGAGAACAATCAGTAAATTATTGTGTTATGCTTTTCATAGGTTAGTATAATTAAAAATCATAGTAACTTAGAATATATATACATGAATTTAGAATTTCAGGGGGCCATACCGAATAGAAAGAAATCAAGGCTTTTATTGGGCACATATTCGTAGATCAGAATTTTTTCTTCTCCTTCTAAGCAAAATCCTAATAGCTTTACAAGATTTCTGTGTTGAAGCTTGGCCATCAATTTGGCCTCATTTTTAAATTGTTCCTCTGCTCCTTGCCCTAAATTTCCAATCAGTCTTTTCACGGCTATTTTCTGTCCATCACTCAAGGTACCCTGAAAGTAAAAACTGGAGTGATAAGAACTTCAAATTTGGCCCATAAATTAACGCAGTACACCTATAAGAGAATTTTATCATAATTATTTATACCATGTAAACTTCACCAAATCCACCTCTCCCTATCTTGTTCTCATCCGAAAAGTGGTTAGTGGAAGTCTTAATTTCCTCCATGGCAAATTGAAAACTCTCAGCCATTGAAATTTCATTTCGGACTACAACGACaagacaaaaaaaatataaggCTCTAGCTATAGCACTTTTTTTTCCCTAAATGCAAGAAACACCATCTTAAGGAAACATGAAAAAATTACCACTGTCTTGCCGCCGAATAGAGAGATATTTCCTCATCTTTGCTTTCCTACGGAGGAAGCAGAAGCCAATCACGAAGACCATAAGAACCACACCAATTGGCCCAACAATGGCAATAATTGTAACTGTTGAACCGTTTCTTTTTCCTGTTGCACAATATGTATAGGCTTAAAAGGTTGCTTAGCATTTCTTCTCTATTTTAGAAAGATAAAAATGATTACCTGAAGGTGGAACCGGAGTTGAACTTGAAGGTGTAGCAGTGGAGTTGAAGAAGGGGTAGAACTCGAATCTGGTGATGCAGCTGGGCAAGAAAACGGACCCACCTCGTTTGCCACTGCAGCAATCAGGAAAGAAACCGATGGCGCTACGCAAGCACGTGTTGCAATCGAACGCCGACAAGTCCGGTGTGCATTGCGCCAAGCCGTACAAAGTCTGCGAACTCTGGAAGTTCTTTTGGTCCGTCGCGAACTTCTTAACCGACCCGGAATTCGCTGCTTTGTTCGCTAGTGCGTCCATAACAGTCGCCAACAATTCGTTAAAACGCTCGGCTTCCGTCACGGTCTCCGAACTCTGCAACGATGTCGACGGCACTATGCCCGGGTTCGGCAAGAAGACAGAGCTGTCCTGGTACCGTATCCAACACACGTCGTACCAGATTACGGCTTGCTTTTCTAGTGGGCACCGCTTAAGTACCTCTGTAGAAGCGATTCCGACGCATTCTCGGCATACGGAAGCAGTTATGTCTCCGCGGCATTGGAAGAGGCCAGTTGAGGCGTCGGGAGTGCCGCTGGCGACGGTGGTTTGGTAAAAGCCACCATCTTTGGTGGCGTTGGAGGTGAGATAGGAGAGGAGGATATTGAGATTGGAGAGGTAGGTGCTATCTTGGGTTAAAAGAGTATCAGTAGCCGTCGAATTTGTACATGCGTGTTCGCTGTACGCTGGTGTTGATTCTCCAAGGTGGATTAAAGAACTCGAATAGAGGGCATGAGCCAAGAATAGACAGAAAAACTTGGTAGACAACTTTTCcatctctctcttttctttttaactaaaaattaactaaaattgcTTTCAGATTTTGTTGATTTAATTTCGATTTGGATCCAAGCCGGAGAGACGCAGTGAGGGAACTGAGGGTGATTGAGTTATTACAGCTGAGTCACCCAAGTCAAAAATTAGGTTATCttgatagtttatttttattttttatattaaccACTAAGTTTGATCTAACAACGACTTATAAAATCtctctttgtattttttttgcaaggatgaataaatatattttttgttgtggAGTCATGTTATAATCATGATAATTTTATTTCTATGATGTAATCGTGACAAGTCCTGCAATGCCTTCCAAAGCGTCGCATCTCCACCGCTGGCTGAAAAGCACTAATGTCATTGTCTCATTATTTGAGTAATGTTGTGTACACAATTTTTacacacaataatattatattatgttGTCAAATTTTAAGCACAGATAATTTTAAATGATGACCAAATCacttttaattattaatataaaattaattaatattattgtgGGTAAGGTGTACAATTTAAATGAGTCACAATCATCACTCTTATTATTTTAGGTTTTGAATCTTGTGATACAATATATATACCATATAGGTAGATaaatatttgcggcataaatacttaATGTTTGGGATTTGTAACCGGCATggactcaatttttttttagtgaGGAAAGTACCTTCCTAAAAGTGTAATTACATCTAGTTCTGCTTGCTAGTCTCCATTATGGCTAACTAGACCAACTCATATCACTTCGTGATTGgtctaattaaaatatattattaaaatttaattttaattaatttaagataGAAAATTTTGATAaaaactgattttttttaaaaacaataaaactaaataaaaaattaagtgttatttccttcttcttcttcttcccacaCTTTCTCACTAAccaaacacaatttttttttcttttctgaaaaTCAAAATCCcatccaaataataataaaacaatctAACCCTAACTCATATCCATTCAAAATCTAGCactacaaagaaaaagaaaatcagAACATTCATGCTCAAATCTCAACCtgcaaagaagaaaaaaaaacccacTTTTTCTTGTGTTTGGTTGCCAGGAaacaataagaaaaaaaaaatagaaacttCAAACCAATAAGAAGATGCCTTGCCTAGTCCAGCGAAGAACACGCCAACTTGCCGAAGCCTTCGTAGAAGATATACACAATGCAAAGTTTGTTCCACATTAAAGTCTGTTCTGTTATatgttttgtatatatatttattataattcaTATTTGCTTAACTAGTCTTAATGCCATTTTCCAACAATACTTTACGTGAATTAGTTCTCCAAAATATActgtaaatatcttgtatttgCCTATTTAAAGGTTGATAATATTAATGAGAAAACAATCTCTTCTCTAAACATTTAAATGGTATCATAGCCCACACGATCCCACCCtattattcttcttttttttctttcttccaaTGGCGAATGAGCAGTCCACCATTCCTAATACTAATGAGCCTGCTAAGCCATTTACTATTCTCCAATTACAAAACATCATCAAGTTAACACCCACCAATTACATAGCCTAGAAAACTCAGTTGCAAGCAACACTTCTTGGTTATGATCTATGGAAATATATCGATGGCTCTTTTCCTTCTCCTCCCAAAACCATCACCACTGGAAGTGTTTCTGCCCCCAACCCAGCAGCCTTGACTTGGTTCCGCCAAGATCAACTAGTTTTTGGTGCTCTCGTTGGGGCTCTTTCCCAAGATCTTGTACCTATAAcgtcctggttaccccagaacagttacggtgaacggtgaacggtgaaccggaaatttgaccccttacccgagtcctttggttaaaaatgtgctctaaatgtgattaacatgtTAAGGTagaaaaaccaataaaaggaaaggaTGTTTTACATTATAAACTGCtttgcagagctaatcaaaacatttacaagttgttctcagtacaaaatggtcattactatttcagaTTTACAATCcctccgacctaagcggcaaaatagggtaaaccccctagttcctctgagaacgccttggccgtggtggtcaagcggccgcatatgtacacaacaccatttaagctctccactcaaggctgggtgagcttttctttccctttacctgcaccacatagcacccatgagccaaggcccagcaagaaacacaCAATATGACATgaaataatatcaacaatgattataataatcattcaggactatcagtccaaaacagatatgtgacagtcgcaaaagtcactgaaATGGttacagccccctctagccatgtgacgataggatcaccagggcttaacagataataAATCTTtcatagcttaaacaggataggtgcttggtgattagtcaccaacataaccttcctcatgaccatagagtcataaccctggaacatcgttccctagccatgtgacaagcagtcaccgggccctgtgccctagctctgagtaactagtcatagactagccaagcgcttataagtttcatcgaccttagggtcagtccaatgttaatgccttagagccattcaacaccgatatcgattagatctaatcttcatttggctctgcgttcatgacgctatgccatctctctaactcttaggtcagtaaccctgactaatcagtacatatacaagtatacaacattcactagcatataatatgcaatccatgtccacatttatcaaccaacatgcctcaataataatcacgcatgtcatatacatatacagggtgcagttgtattcatacactgttttcttacctcatattCGAGCTAAAATGataaaaagaacgacccttgagagcgattaacctttagtcctttagcggtcacctaatcataaccaaacacgggacatcattaataataatgatcaacatatgtttccacaccaatatctagcctctggaaGATTAATCTCAACTAacccaagtagtaggaacactcccgaggcctatagctaagtttccggggtcaaaacgagcaaacaggGTGAAAACAAGGCAAGGGCAAGggcctggcaccttgggccgcggcccccagaaattccagagccaagcaccgcggcgcccagcaaaacAGAAAGCCCTCCTGCtacctcgagctagggccgcggtgcccaaccCAGAatcattcccaaacgtgttttcaacactccaaatcctccaaaaacatgcctaaacattccccaatcatcaaaacaaagttcccaagcatcCCCATGCTCCATAACCCTCAAAACTCAAGGTtcaaacgaaccgaaaactcaacgattcacaaaatcaattcaaagcttagaaactcggaaaaactcaaaacttaaacttcaattacctttgattgggttgttttctgtcaaatccttcggttaagaagcttctaatatttcctaggatcgctatgcctcgatcctcgcttgattccgactcctaaaactCAAGATTTATTCGAAAATGCTAaaacggtaaaacagactgtCGAAatggagaacgagaggttttctaatcgtacgttctatctgacagctacttcaagcttaagtaacctcaaataaaacctaatgctcggggtcccaaaaatacccccggggacattatagccaaaacctccaaaatttcctcctgatctcaaatattcccaatttatcatcaaataaacattcctattaccccaaaattgaccccgttatgaaaaaaccgctaatccactctatatgaccgtctcatgccaaataactcgaatatatctccataataatggaatctcattcacaaatcaagttatgcacccaaatacacatattcaccctcaatgggccaaattatcaaaatagcataattattcaaGTGTGGACTcgcatgcacgcatataacatcatatcataatataattcacatatacatgcatattatcaattaatggcataattaaacaagtatggccctcccgccctactattcccgccattaaaccatatcggagaattcagggcattacagtgcCTCTTGTCTCTTAAACTAGCACTGCCAAAGAGGCGTGGGATATCTTTTCCTCCACATATGCTAGTACATCACGTGGTCACGTCAAACAAATAAAGACCCAGCTCTCCAAACTTACTCACACTAATCAATCGATTCATGAGTATATGCAAGCCATCAAGCGATGCACGGACCGTCTCGCTGCTATGGGAAAGCCTATGGACCATGAAGACATCATCGACAAGGTGCTCCAAGGTCTTGATTATGAGATGTACAAGTCTGTCATTGACGTCGTCAACGCTTGAGACACCCCTATTTCCTTTGAGGAACTTCATGAAAaattaatgtaatgacccactaatctagactaattggaccattatcgaaactatacataaaacttacatttttgtaaaaatgtaagttttatgtatagtttcgataatggtccaattagtctagattagtggatcattacagttggtatcagagcaaacggttcctttgcatgaagttctcctcgatacacatgctcaaagctccgaatc
This genomic interval from Humulus lupulus chromosome 8, drHumLupu1.1, whole genome shotgun sequence contains the following:
- the LOC133794306 gene encoding cysteine-rich receptor-like protein kinase 44, with the translated sequence MEKLSTKFFCLFLAHALYSSSLIHLGESTPAYSEHACTNSTATDTLLTQDSTYLSNLNILLSYLTSNATKDGGFYQTTVASGTPDASTGLFQCRGDITASVCRECVGIASTEVLKRCPLEKQAVIWYDVCWIRYQDSSVFLPNPGIVPSTSLQSSETVTEAERFNELLATVMDALANKAANSGSVKKFATDQKNFQSSQTLYGLAQCTPDLSAFDCNTCLRSAIGFFPDCCSGKRGGSVFLPSCITRFEFYPFFNSTATPSSSTPVPPSGKRNGSTVTIIAIVGPIGVVLMVFVIGFCFLRRKAKMRKYLSIRRQDSVRNEISMAESFQFAMEEIKTSTNHFSDENKIGRGGFGEVYMGTLSDGQKIAVKRLIGNLGQGAEEQFKNEAKLMAKLQHRNLVKLLGFCLEGEEKILIYEYVPNKSLDFFLFDDEKKNMLDWSTRYKIITGIARGILYLHEDSRLKIIHRDLKASNILLDDHMNPKISDFGMAKVFVMDQTRGSTNRIIGTYGYMSPEYAMHGQFSFKSDVFSFGVLVLEILSGKRNNFFNQSHGDGDLLSYAWELWKEGTFLELLDPTLRNSFSKNEVIRCIHMGLLCVQENPVHRPTMATIVLMLNSYSAILPPPQQPAALSHRNNRTQSSTATTGEHQSNQSMPNSTQWSVNDGSMITEVYPR